Proteins from one Bernardetia sp. genomic window:
- a CDS encoding type IIL restriction-modification enzyme MmeI produces the protein MVEKKETFRKKSKRKSTVKAASTPYKFGEARFTKGSLMIMPKVSSERRDYIPLGYFDSDIVVMDKAFPIYNAEPMLFSVLSSKMKMAWIKTVSGRLKSDYSYSSSICYNTFPFPSISERRKDELTQCTLAILDERAKHSEKTLAELYDPDKMPEGLREAHHQNDLAVERCYRSTPFSSDEERLEYLFKLYEKMIQEEKDKNTLFEKEKKKKKKK, from the coding sequence TTGGTTGAAAAAAAAGAAACCTTTAGAAAAAAAAGTAAGAGAAAATCTACAGTAAAAGCAGCCTCCACACCGTACAAGTTTGGTGAGGCACGGTTTACAAAGGGTTCATTAATGATAATGCCAAAAGTTTCGTCTGAAAGAAGAGATTATATTCCATTAGGATATTTTGATTCGGATATAGTTGTGATGGATAAGGCATTTCCTATTTATAATGCAGAGCCTATGCTTTTCTCAGTCTTATCATCTAAAATGAAGATGGCTTGGATCAAAACAGTTTCAGGTAGATTAAAATCAGATTATAGTTATTCATCTTCAATTTGCTACAACACCTTCCCTTTCCCCTCAATATCAGAGAGAAGAAAAGACGAACTCACACAATGTACATTAGCTATTTTGGATGAGCGAGCCAAGCATTCAGAAAAAACACTAGCAGAGCTATACGACCCAGATAAAATGCCAGAGGGTTTGAGAGAAGCCCACCATCAAAACGATTTGGCTGTGGAGCGTTGTTATCGCAGTACGCCTTTTAGTAGTGATGAAGAGCGTTTGGAGTATCTATTTAAGCTCTATGAAAAAATGATACAAGAAGAAAAAGACAAAAACACGCTTTTTGAGAAAGAGAAAAAGAAGAAAAAGAAAAAATAA